The Cyprinus carpio isolate SPL01 chromosome A9, ASM1834038v1, whole genome shotgun sequence genome window below encodes:
- the csrnp3 gene encoding cysteine/serine-rich nuclear protein 3 isoform X2, which produces MSGILKRKFEEVEGASPCSSLRESEEEEISSTESGDSSDSVNPSSSTHALQRTASSILKREKRMRTRRVHFEKVTVYYFSRRQGFTSVPSQGGSTLGMSSRHSCVRQYTLGEFAMEQEKIHRDMLRDHLKEEKLNSIRLRLTKNGSVESEEANALTLDDISDDDLDIDNTEVDEYFFLQPLTTKKRRTLLRSSGVKKIDVEEKHELRAIRVSREDCGCDCRLFCDPETCACSLAGIKCQVDRMSFPCGCTKEGCSNAAGRIEFNPIRVRTHFLHTIMKLELEKSREQQQNSGTIAPNGNGFHSDPNGHCSPLATGQHALEYVIPDTVPQTTIMHLQAGDDMDDTLEDEDEEDDEDEEDEEEDEDDEEDENEEDEDESSSLCSLSDSSTQSLANSDSEEEDDNEDEDKTEEFDTGLANSEVAPPPSMMRYSENTVTSGNQTNGNSYFINSTAEYYPMENATPPALLTSANQSSEPYVGDTASYQDRVNDSSRVMSQAPYNVTADQYTDYSQQPEQPYTNHHLAVIGCCASQPDKSVQSKGTFLSQSGELSQMELQNYMNNNTQDTSYNANGKCYLAEQPKEISHNLPEVSLVDNTKGPTLLDAFAEPTPV; this is translated from the exons CATCCTCGATACTGAAGCGGGAGAAGCGGATGAGGACGAGGAGGGTGCACTTTGAGAAGGTGACTGTGTATTACTTCAGCCGGAGGCAGGGATTCACCAGCGTGCCCAGTCAGGGTGGCAGTACACTGGGCATGTCCAGCAGACACAGCTGCGTGCGGCAGTACACGCTGGGAGAATTCGCCATGGAGCAGGAGAAAATCCACAGAGACATGCTCCGAGACCACTTGAAAGAGGAGAAACTCAACTCTATTCGTCTGCGG TTGACGAAGAACGGCTCGGTGGAGTCTGAAGAGGCTAATGCTCTCACGCTGGATGACATCTCTGACGATGACCTGGACATTGATAACACAGAGGTGGATGAATACTTTTTCCTTCAGCCACTGACCACTAAGAAGCGGCGCACTCTGCTGCGCTCATCCGGGGTTAAGAAGATCGATGTGGAGGAGAAACATGAGCTACGAGCCATCAGGGTGTCCAGGGAAGACTGTGGCTGTGACTGCAGACTCTTCTGTGACCCGGAGACCTGTGCATGCAGCCTCGCTGGCATCAAGTGTCAG GTAGACCGCATGTCATTCCCGTGTGGCTGCACAAAAGAGGGCTGCAGCAACGCAGCCGGCAGGATCGAGTTTAACCCCATCCGAGTTCGGACTCACTTCCTGCACACCATCATGAAGCTGGAACTAGAGAAGAGCCGTGAGCAGCAGCAGAATTCCGGCACCATCGCGCCGAACGGCAACGGTTTCCACAGTGACCCGAACGGTCACTGCAGCCCCCTGGCGACGGGCCAGCATGCACTGGAATATGTGATCCCGGATACAGTCCCGCAAACCACCATCATGCACCTGCAAGCCGGCGATGACATGGACGACACCTTGGAAGACGAGGACGAAGAAGACGACgaggatgaggaagatgaggaagaggacGAAGACGATGAAGAAGACGAGAACGAAGAGGACGAGGATGAGAGCAGCAGTCTGTGCAGTCTATCCGACTCCAGCACACAGAGTTTGGCGAACAGCGACTCTGAGGAGGAAGACGACAATGAGGACGAAGACAAGACGGAAGAGTTTGACACGGGATTGGCCAATAGCGAAGTGGCTCCGCCCCCTTCCATGATGCGTTACTCGGAGAATACGGTCACGTCGGGCAACCAAACGAACGGCAACTCCTATTTCATCAACTCCACCGCGGAGTACTACCCAATGGAAAACGCTACTCCACCCGCACTTTTAACCTCTGCCAACCAATCTAGTGAGCCCTACGTAGGGGACACAGCATCCTATCAAGACAGGGTTAATGACTCCAGTAGGGTCATGTCTCAGGCTCCTTACAATGTGACCGCTGACCAATACACAGACTACTCCCAGCAGCCTGAGCAGCCATACACCAATCACCACTTGGCCGTGATTGGCTGTTGCGCCTCACAGCCAGATAAAAGCGTCCAATCCAAAGGGACCTTCCTCAGCCAATCGGGAGAGCTGAGCCAGATGGAATTACAAAACTATATGAACAACAATACACAGGATACAAGTTACAACGCCAATGGGAAATGTTACTTAGCTGAACAGCCAAAGGAGATATCTCACAATCTGCCCGAAGTTTCGCTAGTGGACAACACAAAAGGACCTACTTTACTGGACGCTTTCGCTGAGCCCACTCCGGTTTAG